aatcgattggtcgaatgAACAGACaactcttggtcgaccaagatttttgtTGGGTCGGGACAACCCTAATATGTAGTTAACAAACATTCAAAGCAAGGCTTCTAACGGATTTTGGAGGTTTAATAAGCTTTGTCACTATTCACAGGTACGTCCATGATAAGCAGTGTGTTGCCACCACGGGGGATATTACTGTTTCAGTGTCTACCTCATTCTTACCGGAGCTCAGCTCAGTGCATCCTCCACATTTCTTCTTCACCTATCGGATCAGGTACCACTATTTCCCCTACTGATTTCAGCTCCTGATAATGATTAAAAAGATAAATGTGTAAATGGATCATAATACAGCTGTCCTAACTTCCCTAACCTTATGCGTTAAATTCTACCATCAGGATTGAAATGGCAAAGGATGCCCTCCCTGAGAATGCTTGCCAACTGGACAGTCGTTATTGGAAGATCACCAATGCTAATGGGAACGTGGAGGAGGTCCGTGGGCCAGGCGTTGTTGGTAGGTGACTAGACTAGAGGGGATTCCGTGGACTTACCATAATGTTTCATTCTTAATTGTCTCCATTTGGTAGCAGTGGGCAAAAACCTGTTACGATCTAAGAATGATTTACAGCTAACAAATTACTAATGTAATTGTCATGTTATATACTAATTAAATAAGTTAACATTTCATGAGTAACTTATGCAAGAGATATACTAACCGCATGACATTGTCTGCAGGAGAGTTCCCGGTGATGACTCCGGGTAAAGTACATGAGTACGCCAGCTGCACGACCTTCTCTACTACCTCAGAGTACATGGAAGGCCACTACACCTTCCACCGCCTCAAGAACAAAGAGGAGATCTTCGACGTCTGCATCCCCCGCTTTCACATGGTTTGCCCTCCGTTCCGTGAGTCAATTGTACGGTCGGTAAGTGTTTATGGTTTATGAGATGGAGATGAGTAACAATTGGATTCAGTTTTAAGAAACTTGGTAAATCAATGGTCAGGGCCAACTTTTAGGCTAGGgttattaaataaaaatgttttattggtctttttatttgtcaaaatgtTTGGTAACACAACAAATGATAAAGTTTTGAAACAAGAACTTGGTTTAATATTTGCTCCCCCCCCCATCAGCAGGGATTGGCAAGGGATGTTTCAAGTGCATCTTTTAACGAAGACAACTCGTCAGACACCGATGACCATAATGAGGGTGAGCTTCGAGGCATTAATATGGCAGCCCCAGGGGGACGATGCCCACGCCACATCTGACACACTTTTCTCACCACAGGACTAAATTAGGAAAGGGGCTAGGAAGGACTTTCACAATTACATAAGAGTAaagtttgtttttattgtttgtaAAGCTGTATTTACCATTGGCTGATAGTCATTGCCCTGTGTGAACCTTTCCACCCCAGCTCGATGAGATACTACCACAGCCTCTGCAATATGCCCTCCCATGTAAATCCAAGATCGCTccattgtttgttttctttttttttcaacaatGGAGCGATCTGGAACTGGACATTGTCTATTGAGAGCAGAGGGTTGTCACGTCTTTTTCAATAGTAACATTGTTCATTCTCTAGCTGGCTGCCTAGTGCATAGAGCTAAAGTGCTGATTGGTGCTCTATCTAAATCCTGAGTATTCCCTTTTTTCCTtggcatatgtagtgtgtgtgtagtcataTTCCTTATATAAAAAGCCACAGCATCTCTACAGGTCCACTGTAGATGTATTGTCAATGCATCgtcaaaaatgacattttttacattgcagctgtTTCTGCAGCAGTGTTAAACATGTATAACTATGATGATCTTAATCAGAGGTGGTTttcaaaccaacaaaaaaaaaaagaaggaatttTATGTAAACACACAACTCATAAAAGCTGGGATGTTTGCACAtgctaacaacaatgacaaagagAAGCCCACATCAAAGCTGTTGAGCTACATTGGATGCTGTCTGTATATCTAATAGATATTCAGGCACATGTTAATATGGGCTTGACTCTGTCATGCATTAACTCTGTCATGCATTAATGCATATCATATCTTATTAATTGCAATGTGATTATGACTATGATCCTTTGAAAGTCTGCGGAAACAAACAACTGTTTAGTAAAGCAGCCAATCAGTGTGCAGTTTCTCATAGAAATCTGAATGTTTGAACAATGAGCTACAGCATCACACCCctctgtatttatttggacagtgaagctacaaTTAGtacatttggctctatactccagcattttcaATTTGAGATCAAGTGTTcgatatgaggcgacagtacagaatgtcaccttttatttgagggtatttctatacatatctgttttgctgtttacaaatgaatgcactttatgtacagtgccttcagaaagtattcctacccatttactttttccacattttgtgttacagcctgcattttaaaatggattaatttgAGATTTTGTGTCCCTGGCCTACACGTAGTACCAcaatgtcaaagttgaattatgtttttagaaatgtttacaagttaattaaaaatgaaaagctgaaatgtcttgagtcaataagtattcaacccctttgttatggcaagactaaataggttcaggagtaaatTTGTAAgtgatttgcttaacaagtcacataagttgcatggacttactctgtgcaataatagtgttttacatgatttttgaataactacctcatctctgtaccccacacatacaattatttgtaaggtccctcggtTGAGCAGTGAAgtcacacagattcaaccacaaagaccagggaggttttccaacgcctcgcaaagaagggcacctgttggtagatgggtaaaaaaataaatgtaaaaaaaaaagcagacatttaatatccctttgagcatggtcaagttattaattagactttggatggtgtatcaatacaaccagtcgcTAGaaatatacaggtgtccttccttactcagttgccggagaggaaggaaaccgctcagggattacactatgaggccaatggtgactttaaaacagttacatagtttaatggctgtgataggagaaaattaaggatggatcaacaagatagtatactgaacaaaaatataaacccacatgcaacaatttaagcaATTGTACTGTGTTATAGTTCTTATAAGGAAAtctcatttggccctaatctatgggtttcacatgacagggcaggggtgcagcaataggtgggcctgggagggcataaatccacccactggggagccagacccagccaatcagtattcgtttttccacacaaaagggctttattacagacagatctgcggttgtgaggccggttggacgtactgccaaattctctaaaatgatggtAGATAATTTAATGGTcatttatctggcaacagctctagtggacattcttgcagtcagcatgacaatagCACGCACCCTCAAAAGTtctgggttgtgtgacaaaactgcacattttagagtggccttttattgtccctatcacaaggtgcccctgtgtaatgatcatgctgtttgatcagcttcttgatatgctacacctgtcaggtggatggattatattggtaaaggagaaatgctcactaaaagggaggtaaacaaatatgtgcacacaTTTCAAGAGatagaagctttttgtgcgtatggaaaatttctgggatattttatttaagctcatgaaacatgggaccaactctttacatgctgcgtttatatttttgttcagtatagttactccacaatactaacctaattgacagagtgaaaagaaggaagcttgtacagaataacaaatattccaaaacatgcatcctgtttgcaataaggcactaaagtaaaaatgtgacaaagaaattaactttatgtcctgaatagaaagagttatgtttggagcaaacacatcactgagtaccactctcatattttcaagtaggtggtggctgcatcatgttttgggtgTGCTTGTCAttgacaaggactagggagttttttttggataaaaagaaatggcatagagctaagcacaagcaaaatcctagaggaaaacctggttgtctgctttccaacagacactgagagacaaattcacctttcaacaggacaataacctaaaacacaaggccaaatctacactggagttggttaccaagatgacattgaatgttcctgagtggcctagttactgcTTTGGCTTAAATagccttgaaaatctatggcaagacttggaaatggctgtctagcaatgatcaacaaccaatttgaccgtgcaaaaataatgtgcaaatattgtacaatccatgtgtgcaaagcttagagacttgcccagaaagactcacagatgtaatcactcccaaaggtgattttaacatgtattgactcaggggtgtgaatacttatgtaagtgtttttcattttcaatacatttgcaaaaatgtctgttttcactttctcattatgggttattgtgtgtataatatatatatatatatatatttaatccattttgaattcaggctgtaacacaacaaaatgtggaataagtcaaggggtatgaatactttctgaatgcattgtatctagtctcatttgtttttttccctcaagtCTTTGGACAAATTCAAAGAATTTACAGAAGAACAAGAGAAAGTGTAAGTTACAgaggaacaaagatcatacccccgcAAAATGCTCCCCTCTCACAATTACCATTAACAGAGGCGGTTCGCATTTTTTCcggggtatgatctttgttctTCTGAACTTTCGCAGTCTTTATTATTCactattcattcatgattatccataagcatggtagcatccacattaatgtggaAGTATTCTGAAacatctattcttatttacaataaaagtgactctaaaatgacactacattattcactattcagttcctattgggtgaaacataatctgaaacacaaccaaaacaaactgcaaatacatccaacaagtatgtagtcacaagcttgatgtattcattgcatgctaggaatatgggaccaaatactaaattaTTGACTACTTTAATATAATATACCTAAAgttctttcatttctaaatggtaaaacagatatgttttaaaataccctcaaataaaaggagACAWTCTGtgctgtcgcctcatatgaaacgtttgatctcaaataaaaaaatgctggagtatagagccacattaaaaaaaatgttgcttgACTGTCCAAGTAAAATACATCGGAAAGTGTATATTGTCTGGTTTATATTGCTTTCTGGTGCAATTTCAGGTCATTAGAGGGACATCTCAGCTTTGAGCACACGTGTATCACTCATCTCAGCACGTACTTAACTGGACATGAAAATACCCTGGCTCAGCTGAGCAAATTCAGTTTTTCCAAGGAGAGGTTTTAGCTTTGACATTGTTGCCAGGAAGATTTGTGCTGTTATGTattatttgaaaataatttcCTCTAAATATGGAATTAAGGTGTTTGCCTTCTGTTCTTCTTGTCTATGAATGGCAAGACATATTTTGTGGGTAATAACTGATTATTTTAATCCTGTTTTCCCCTTGTACTTAGCTAAGCTGTGCAATAGTGTCTGGCTATTCTCTATGATAATTTCAAACCTCCTTTGATTTGCATTTAGGTATTTGTTCAGTATCACTGTTTTTTACTTCATAaaagtgtgtttttgtttttctatgtttgggGTAAATAAACACTAAATGCTGAATTTGTAAGCACGTTGATTTTTGTTCATGAATTGTTGTGATGGATTTATTTCATCGATAtaatttgtgtttttatattctatTACCTGCGGCTACTGAGAAATAGATTCATAAGAATCGGTTAGAAATTGGATGCGATCAATGTTTTTAAGACTATCTTTGATAGAGAACAATtgtgcatacagtacatcatacaatCTCTACAGAAGTAAATGTTGAACCAAGATGCCTATTGAAGAACATTGTACAAAATGTTTCTTAATTAATAGGCCGATCTTAGTTCAACTTTCACTTCTGCAGAGATTGTGTCAGGTTGAAAGCACAATTCACAAAGAAATTCATCAAATTGTTTCATTAAAATAACAAGGGTGATACCACACAAATGGCATACTGAGACAAGCTCACAATTGTCTATTGTTTGTTTTGGAATGTGTCTTGATGTTGCCAGATATTCCTCAAGTGGTCTCTGTTGTGGCCCGACCAATGTTCCTTTGTTCAGCTGTTGTGTTGGCCTACTGGTGTCAACCAATAGCCTCATTTCACCCATTCATGTCATGATAACTAATGTAAAGTAGGGTGCAATAAGTTGGTCTTTCTTATGACTAGCATTCAGTCTGATATGACAACTGTATTACAGTTGTCAGTTTCAGTTCATTTTGTCCTCTATTCCAATGAATATAGCACATTCCAAGGATGCATTGTACAACCCAGCTGTTAAATTTGCCCTGATATTAATTTTCTGAAACAGACAGGTGTAGACAGTTGTGGGGTAATCAGTTAGTCTACCTGAAGATAGGCGTTTCGGCCCAAATAGTTGGCCattttgaaatgcatttcaaccTCGAGCTTAGTATGGTTCATGTCATATGTAGATGAATAAATAATTATTCAGTCATTAAATTACTAATGCTTCCTCATACAGTATCAGGAAAATGAAATTGTTGTACCCTGAATATAACATCATACCTAGAATAATACTGAATGTATTTAATAGGTTGGTGTGTCACCACCAATCTGGATAAAATAAGGTCACCGCCGAACCACGCTCCCCAGTAGTGGTCAGTTTATTTTCTAAAGGGGAGGGGCCATGGTTATTTGGGGTTCCGAAGCGCTTGCTTGTCATTTTGCTCTCGTTGTTCGATGAAGCAGGGTAAGTAAATACCTCTTTCGTTAAAAATGTCCAGCTTCATAATAATTACTTAACAATAACTATAAGTGTATTTGAACCAAAAATATGAACAATGTATGAACTAACGTAGCTATTTGAGAGTTAATGTGATGTGGTTGGCTATCTAGCATGCATAGATACTGTAGTTAATTTAACTTTAGTACGGCCAGTTGATCAAGTTGTTTGGCCATTACTAGCTACTTTGTTGGTCAGGTTACTGTAAACCATATCAATATTATATGCATATAGAACTATAAAGCTGTCTCATCTCTGCAGTGTTTTAACAAGGCATGGCGCATAGGCAATACATTTGTGTGTTATCCGGAATTCgtagggacaagagagagccatcaTAACTATTTTTGATCAGTCAGAGAAATGAAAGTGCtgataagtgctgaaaacaaattagctgcctatttaaaaagatggtgAACAAACTATGAAGGAAACATACTGATACAgattaaaacaagtttatattttgggctCTGATggtgtacaacagttgaactaagcttatgaggcatttatgttattcttcaagaattaattggtatatatcatttataaatccaaaaattGATGTATCAACTAAGGATTGCAGCTTTAAATGATTcttgtctcttttttttctctccaggcgTGACAGTCAGCAAAAATCAAAATCATGAACAATTATTCTGGGATATGCTTAGTGTTCTTTTTTGCAATATTTGGATTGGGTAAGCATTCATTTTTGTTGTCTTCACACTGTCATTGAAGTTGGTTCTTTTGATACTGTTGAGTCTCGCCTAGCTCTCGAACTGAAGGCCGTATAGCCATAGGGTTCGCATTTACAATGCTCTGTCTAACCGTTAATAATCACTGCATGCaatacggttttggaaacctCAAGCTGTACTTTCATAGCACCCGAAAATCATTTTACAAATACAAAAGATGCATTTACTGTGCGCTGGTTTAAGATTCCCACAGAAGTTTTTTTGCGTAGCTCAGGAAGTGCAATAAAAAAACTGTGGAAATTTGTGGTAAAACAGTAAGtttatgttttgtatttgtgAAGTTATTTTTGGATGATAATCAAGTTGAGTGTTAAAGTTTTCCAAAACTGTCTTGCAATCAAGGATACATGTTTTTCCAGATGAATCACTCCACTTCCCTTTTGATTAGCTGCTGGGATTTGATCAAATGTGAAATGCTCAGAGTCATGAGAAGGGCTAAGTGTCTCACCTTGTGTTCTCAGGCTCTGCCATCCTCTGTGTCAAATGCAAGGATTACACAGGGAGCTGCACAAAAACACAGGACTGTAGTTATGATGATGCCTGCCTGACACTGACTGAGAGAGGTGCAGTAAAATGTGTAATCTGAAACAAATTATGAAAATCCTCCATGTCTCTGCGTTACCCTGTAACTCCtatgttctttggcacagggggACAGACGTATCGGCAGTGCGTCAAGTACTCTGACTGCGACTACAATCGACTGGCCCAGATGTTCCCAGCTGTACCAAACTTCTACTACAAATGTTGCACCGGTGATCTATGCAACGGAGC
This portion of the Salvelinus sp. IW2-2015 linkage group LG15, ASM291031v2, whole genome shotgun sequence genome encodes:
- the cd59a gene encoding CD59 glycoprotein, which encodes MNNYSGICLVFFFAIFGLGSAILCVKCKDYTGSCTKTQDCSYDDACLTLTERGGQTYRQCVKYSDCDYNRLAQMFPAVPNFYYKCCTGDLCNGAASIGTGKPLLGLLASLAVMWWCMH